The following proteins come from a genomic window of Bradysia coprophila strain Holo2 unplaced genomic scaffold, BU_Bcop_v1 contig_138, whole genome shotgun sequence:
- the LOC119073891 gene encoding longitudinals lacking protein, isoforms A/B/D/L-like, whose amino-acid sequence MMMNGTIGHTLAEDLSITRIAGLTWDQWNARLAMPLITQLREGSHPLLFPTDLSVSTVDKESKSSTVTNPDPQSPQDNQPAYSCSDCGRMYKLKSSLRNHQKWECGKEPQFSCPFCVYKAKQKMHIGRHMERMHKEKFIKMEDDQMLSTLSMKEDGNGINLNVNMNTTI is encoded by the exons TAGCTGAAGATTTAAGTATAACGCGAATAGCTGGCTTAACGTGGGACCAATGGAATGCTCGCCTAGCGATGCCACTTATCACCCAATTGCGCGAAGGCTCGCATCCTCTACTGTTTCCAACTGATCTATCCGTTAGCACTGTTGATAAAGAATCGAAATCGAGCACTGTTACCAATCCAGATCCACAATCGCCGCAAGACAATCAACCGGCCTACTCCTGTTCCGATTGTGGTCGAATGTATAAATTGAAATCGTCGCTACGTAATCATCAGAAATGGGAATGCG GTAAAGAGCCGCAGTTCTCGTGCCcattttgtgtatataaaGCAAAACAGAAGATGCATATCGGACGCCACATGGAACGGATGCATAAAGAgaagtttattaaaatggaAGATGATCAAATGCTATCGACGCTATCGATGAAAGAGGATGGCAATGGTATTAACTTAAATGTGAATATGAACACaacgatataa